In the bacterium SCSIO 12741 genome, GTTCTTCTACCACATAGGTATTGGCAAACTCTCCGGAATCCTTGAGTTTATGATGAGACTGAGCTTGCACCATGGCTTCCATGCTGTCCCACTGACTGATTTGGACAAAGGCATTGCGGGCCTTTTTTTGTGGAAAGGAATAGAAGGATTCAAAGAGCCCCATATATCGAATGCCCGCAGCTTTTTCCATTTCCCTGGAAACGTGGGTCCATCCCAATCGGAATGCTTTCTCCGATCCTTCTTTTACCCGGAGGTAGGATATTTCGAATACCGCCGGCTGATTTGAATTTGATTGAGCATCATTTTTCATCGTCAACCGCTCCTTTTAGTTTTTGGTCAAACACATATAACCCGATCATAAATCCTAATACCACCAGAGGTCCAAACCACTCGCCATCGTTGGCCATATAGTGACCGCCAAAGGCCAATAAAATGTTGAAAGTAAAGCCGGCATAAGCCCACTCCTTCAGGGTTTCGCTTCGTTGCTGCAATACTCCAATAACTCCCAGCGTTTTTGCCAGTGCCAAGGGATAAATAATAAAAAGGGGAAAGCCCAATTGAGTAAATTCTGCTGAGGCATGCTCGTAATCAAATACATACATCGCTGATGCGCTTAACATGCTCAAGCCAAATAAGGCCGCAAAAAGCCAATAACCTATTTTATCTCGTTTCATTGTAAGTCCTTTTTCTCGAGGCAATCCAAGCGTTCCCCAGGATCGCACTCAGGTGATTTTTAATAGAAATTTCATTTACTTTGACAAAAGTAAACCGTGGACCATGGTCAATGGTCAAGGAAAAAGATCACTTTTTTTAATTGGAGTATGAAAATTGGAGAGATAGCAGCGAAAACCGGAGTTTCCAGAGATACAATTCGGCTCTACGAAAGTAGAGGTATGTTGAAGGGGGTAACCCGTCCCCACGAATACAACAACTACAAGGATTACAGTGAACAAAATTTAGAACGGGTAAGGCTCATTCTGGTTATGAAGAAATTGGGACTCACCCTCAACGAATGTCAGGCAGTGATGGAAATGATGGATAACGATGAGTTTGAACAAGATCAGCAACAGCAGTTTATTCAAAAAAAATTGGATGATATAGATCAAAAGATCCGGGAGCTTCAGGAAGCCAAGCAATTGCTGGAAGGCCATCTTGGAATGTCTTGCAATCAGGATGAGTTGGTGGGTCGAGCTACTGCGTCCAATTCAGAAAATGAACCTGAGTAAATAAAGGCTCCTCCCCGATCCGGTGCCAGGAAGGAGCCTTATCAGGAAATTATTCCGGCTTCATTTGCTCAAACATTCCAAGCAAGTTCTCCACATGCCAGATTTCTACAACCTTACCATCCTTTACTTTCAGGAGGTCGTGGCCCACAAAATTCACGGACTTGTTTGTGGCCGGAACGCCGAAGAACTCTCCCGTGTGCTTGGCCGTCATTCTCCAACGTACAAACACCTTGTCATCTCCAATAAGATCCATCACCTCAATGGTATGTTTCGAATTGGAAAATCCAGCACCCAAAGCCATAGTCAAACCCTTAATCTCTTCTACGGCATTACCACCGTGGCTGTCGTGATCAATTAAGTGGCTCGCTAAAAGGTCGTCCATACCAGCTGCATCACCTTTGTCCAATAACTCGTAATAAGTATTGGCTATTTCTATTCGTTTGTCCATTTTCTTGGGATTTGTAAAAGCCATGAATGTCAGGCTAATCATTAATAAATAAGCTACTCTATGCATGATTTCAATAATTTGAGAACAAATGTAGAGGGGCACTAATCATTAGTCAAGTACTTACCTTTTAGTTAGGCACCTACCAAAAAGTTATTATTATTGTTATTCAATTCATTAGAAAATGCAAAAAATTGAAAATAAATGCCCTGTAGGCGAAGCACTTAAGTTTATCGGAGGAAAATGGCCCCTACAGATTATCTATGAGATTGGGACAGAAAAGCGACGTTTTGGTGAATTGAAAAGACTTATTCCAAACATCAGTGAAAAGATGCTGATACAGGAACTCAAGAAAATGGTGGAATCCGAAATTGTTCACCGGGAAGCCTATCCAGAAATCCCTCCGAAAGTGGAATACTCACTCACAGAAAAAGGCAAGAAAATCTTGCCTATCGTCAAACAGATCGAAACCTTCGGGATGGAACTTTTGGGAATGGAACCCGAAGCTACTCCGTGAAGAAATCCATTTTGGACTTTATTCCTTAATCAGCTTAACGGATTGATTATTTCTGGTTGCTTCATCCCAAATGAATACATAATACACACCTGCCGGGTAATCCGATAGATCGATTTGATCGATATACTCTTCATCCTGCAAAGTCTCTCCCAGGGTATTGACCAATCGGGCATTTACTGGAGAAGAAAAATGGACCATTCCCACAGACGGGTTTGGGTAAACTGAAATCGGATTTTTCTCTATGGATGTGTTTGACAAGCCCAAAGTAGGATTTGCTGCCTGGTAGAGGCTCATAATTTCGGCATCATTCAAAACCCGGTCATACACATTGATGTCGTCAACCGCCCCGTGAAAGAAACGATCATTAACCACATCTTGAGAACCTCCGATAAGGATGGGATTGGTGGTTAAAAAAGAGCTGATGAATCCCTTATAAATCCGATTTTCAAGTTTTCCCTGTCGGTAGAGGGAAAGGGAATCGCTGTTGTAGGTGATAACATAGTGCACCCAGTCATTGACTAAGACCGGATTTGCCGTAAAGAAATAACGCTCCTGGGTCGACGAGGCCTGGGTGGTGATGGTCAATGCCTTTTGATTATCAATGGAAACGTAGAGTCCGCAACCTTCGAAATAGGAGCTCGCTGCAGAATTTTTGGCCAAAAAAATGGGGTTATACGAATACCCACTCCCTTCATTGGATAGGGCCGTCATTTTGGCCCAAAGAGACACCGAGCCAGAAGGGGTAGGCATCGTATTGGAAGGGGCTAATTCGAGGTAATCATCAACGCCATCAAAATAGAGGGCCATTCCCGCATTGTTGAATCGATCTGCCGTGGTCACAGCCCCATGAACCACACCATGGTGATTGCCAACTCCATCCGTGGCCTGCCCACTATTGAACGAATAGCTGGACACCAATCCTTGGGTTACCTGAGCTGACAAGCCGGCTGCCCAAAGCATTAATACACTTAGAAATAGAAGATTTTTCATTTGTTGTTTTTGATAAATGGTTTTATAATTCCCCTCGGTGGGGATCATTTGCGGTTTCAAATAACCTCTGAACCTGGGAATCCGTAAGCTCATTTTTAGTGAATGCAGCGAATGACCTCACGAAGTAGTCAATTTTGAAAAGGACTGATTTCGGTCTGCTTCCCATAGGAAGGGCGTGCAAGCATTAACCCATGAGCTCATTTTACCCAGGAAGCATTTTTTGGAAATGGAGGTCTACGTGCCCTACTCCATTTGTAAGTGCAGCACTATTCTTTGCGAATGCAGCAACACCGCTTGAGAATGCATCGGTATTTCGCTTGGAGACTTGTACCTTGCGAAAGATTTTGCCTCCTGAATTTAAGTGCACCTTTTGGGAAGGTCTCATCCGTATCGATGCGTAATATCAGCCACTACTTATGCCTTTGCCTGATTGTTCTTCTTCTACCAGGAGTGACGATAGGACAAAATGACGAACCTGGGTTTATCTATCAAAACATAGGCCTTGAAAACGGTCTCCCAAGCTCCGAATGCTACCGGGTTGTTCAAGATGCAATAGGCTACTTATGGATTGCGACGGATCGTGGAGTTTGTCGTTATGATGGAAGACAAATCCAAGTTTTTTCAGAAACCGATGGCCTCTGCGACAATACCATTTTGACCCTGGTGGCTCGAAAGGATAGTACCCTTCTTTTTTGGGGATTTAACGGCAAATTATGTGGCTACAAAAACGATCATTTTTTCCCCTTAAACTTTGCTGATTCGGTGCTGGCCCAATTTAAGGATAGCCTCACCAGAGTAACAGCTGATTTACCTCCCCAGGGCTGGATACAGTTTACCGTGCCCAATTCTGAAGGACGAACCACCTTTTATTACGACCGCTTTTTTCGTCTTCAACGAAACGAAAAGGAATCAAATTTTGTGGTCCACTTGAGCGAGTTTAGCCCATTTACTGAGATCCATATTCAGCATCATCCGGATCATCCGGTGTTGAACGTTTATTGGAACGAAACAAAGATTGGTTCCTGGTCGCTTGATCGATTTAAGGAGGAAGCAACCGGCGTTCAAGTTTTTCAGGTCGCAGATGAGGAATTCATAGTAGGTATTCAGAATAGATTGTACCGAACCCAAAAGGGTCAAATCACCCACTCTTTGGTCCTACCGGGAAGAATATGCTCTCGGTTTTTCACCGATAAACAGCAGAATCTCTGGTTGGGACTGGATGGTAAAAATGGATGCTTGAGGATTGACCCAAGAGGTTTGAAATTAGAAGGTTCTTCTTATCTGTCAGGATATTCCATTTCTTCGATCCTCGAAGATCACGAAGGCAACATGTGGTTCTCCACACTCGAAAATGGAGTGTTCCAAAGGAAGGCGGAGCTTTACCAAAACATTCCTTCTGAAGAAATGACTCACCTGATCCATTTGGACGACACCTTGGCTTCGATTGGTGAAGATGGTAGAGTTTTTAACCTCAGTCGAAAAACCAATTTTGTATCCCTTGAGCCCAAGAATTATTCGGTGCTACCACGGACTGTAATGTTCAATCAGGATGGCAAAATCTATGGCGCTATAAACCCCAATATACCTCAAGAGCTATCACCCGCTAAAAATGGGGTGATCAACATGCACTCTTGGGTAAAACCATGCGGATACAAGGACTCCTTGTTGTGGAGTTCCATTGGAAACCTATTGATCACCCATCAACTCAAATCCGGCAAAATTCTTCAGGACACCCTGCCATCGAGAATCATGAGCTTGGTCTTGGATCACCAGCAACGCTTATGGATCGGCACCCTTAATGGCCTTTATGTTTACGACTATCTATCGAGAAGTCATCAAGCGGTAAGCACCGATTTACTCTGGCTAAGGGGCCGGATCAATGACCTAATTTCACTGAAAGACTCAAGCCTGATCGTGGCTACCCATGGCAATGGAATTGGTTTTCTAACTCCCAACGGACATCGTCAATTGACTACTCAAAACGGGCTCATATCCAACACCATCCTCCGAATGAGTAAAAACCTGAATGGCGACCTCTGGCTAAGTACCAACCAGGGAATTGCCAGGCTCAAGAAAAGTTCGAATGGTTACCTCATCGATCGAATGATAACAGAGTCTGATGGTTTGATTTCGAACGAAGTGAATGACGTCATCCAAGTACATGACACCTTGTTTGCCGCCACCAAGAAGGGCATCTCGGTTTTGAGTTTACAAGCACTCCCCGCTCATGATGTTCCGATCGTATGCGCCGATGTTTTTATCAATGGGGAGAAAGTTTCCATCCAATCCGACTACCACCTTCCACCATCATCCAAAAGAGTTACCCTTCAGTTCTCAGGAATATCCTTAGGCTCTTCGGACAAACTTCAATACAAAATTCAGTTTGATCATTCCCGGGAACAAGAGATGTTTCAGAAGTCAGGTCAACTGAGTTTTGATCTAACTCCCGGAGATAAATCAGTCACGATTTGGGCAAGTGACGGCAATGGTCGATGGAGTGAACATCCTATTCAAATTCGTTTTTTCATTGCCTCTCCCTTTTGGCAAACCTGGCCTTTTTGGTTGGCCATTCAGTTGATCATTGCCATCCTGATCTATTCCATCATCAAGCGAAGAAATCAGAAAGCCCGCCGAAAATTGGCCATTCAAGAGGAACTATACCAGGCTCGGTTGGAGGCAACAAACTCTCAAATGAATCCTCATTTCATCTTTAACTCGTTGAATTCTATTCAAATGTTGATTTGGAATGAAAACAAGAAATTAGCGGCCATCCAGGTAGCCCGATTTTCAAAATTGATCCGGACCATTCTTCATAATTCCCGAAAAAAATGGATTCACTTTCAAGAAGAATTAGATGCCCTAAACATGTATTTAGAGCTCGAACAGTTTCGTACCAAAGAGAAATTCGATTATGAAATAAAGGTTGATCCGGAAGTAAACCTAAGCGATTACCTAATTCCTCCCCTCTTATTGCAGCCCTTCGTTGAAAATGCCATCTGGCATGGCGTTTCACCCAAGTCCGGCAGGGGATTAATTCAATTGAATCTAAACTCAAAAGGGGATCAAATCTGCTGTTCGATCATCGATGACGGAGTGGGACGCAAATTCCACAGCGAAAAACAAAAGGAATCAAAATCGTTGGGAACGAAGTTGTCACAAGAACGGATTACCCTTTTGAACCAGCTCTATGAGACCAACATTCGTTTCGAAATTGAAGACCTTTATGACGGACCAAAACCAATGGGCACCCGAGTCACCTTTTTCATTCCTAAAATAAAACAGACCC is a window encoding:
- a CDS encoding DoxX family protein, translating into MKRDKIGYWLFAALFGLSMLSASAMYVFDYEHASAEFTQLGFPLFIIYPLALAKTLGVIGVLQQRSETLKEWAYAGFTFNILLAFGGHYMANDGEWFGPLVVLGFMIGLYVFDQKLKGAVDDEK
- a CDS encoding MerR family transcriptional regulator, producing the protein MKIGEIAAKTGVSRDTIRLYESRGMLKGVTRPHEYNNYKDYSEQNLERVRLILVMKKLGLTLNECQAVMEMMDNDEFEQDQQQQFIQKKLDDIDQKIRELQEAKQLLEGHLGMSCNQDELVGRATASNSENEPE
- a CDS encoding ester cyclase; translated protein: MDKRIEIANTYYELLDKGDAAGMDDLLASHLIDHDSHGGNAVEEIKGLTMALGAGFSNSKHTIEVMDLIGDDKVFVRWRMTAKHTGEFFGVPATNKSVNFVGHDLLKVKDGKVVEIWHVENLLGMFEQMKPE
- a CDS encoding helix-turn-helix transcriptional regulator, with amino-acid sequence MQKIENKCPVGEALKFIGGKWPLQIIYEIGTEKRRFGELKRLIPNISEKMLIQELKKMVESEIVHREAYPEIPPKVEYSLTEKGKKILPIVKQIETFGMELLGMEPEATP
- a CDS encoding histidine kinase codes for the protein MRNISHYLCLCLIVLLLPGVTIGQNDEPGFIYQNIGLENGLPSSECYRVVQDAIGYLWIATDRGVCRYDGRQIQVFSETDGLCDNTILTLVARKDSTLLFWGFNGKLCGYKNDHFFPLNFADSVLAQFKDSLTRVTADLPPQGWIQFTVPNSEGRTTFYYDRFFRLQRNEKESNFVVHLSEFSPFTEIHIQHHPDHPVLNVYWNETKIGSWSLDRFKEEATGVQVFQVADEEFIVGIQNRLYRTQKGQITHSLVLPGRICSRFFTDKQQNLWLGLDGKNGCLRIDPRGLKLEGSSYLSGYSISSILEDHEGNMWFSTLENGVFQRKAELYQNIPSEEMTHLIHLDDTLASIGEDGRVFNLSRKTNFVSLEPKNYSVLPRTVMFNQDGKIYGAINPNIPQELSPAKNGVINMHSWVKPCGYKDSLLWSSIGNLLITHQLKSGKILQDTLPSRIMSLVLDHQQRLWIGTLNGLYVYDYLSRSHQAVSTDLLWLRGRINDLISLKDSSLIVATHGNGIGFLTPNGHRQLTTQNGLISNTILRMSKNLNGDLWLSTNQGIARLKKSSNGYLIDRMITESDGLISNEVNDVIQVHDTLFAATKKGISVLSLQALPAHDVPIVCADVFINGEKVSIQSDYHLPPSSKRVTLQFSGISLGSSDKLQYKIQFDHSREQEMFQKSGQLSFDLTPGDKSVTIWASDGNGRWSEHPIQIRFFIASPFWQTWPFWLAIQLIIAILIYSIIKRRNQKARRKLAIQEELYQARLEATNSQMNPHFIFNSLNSIQMLIWNENKKLAAIQVARFSKLIRTILHNSRKKWIHFQEELDALNMYLELEQFRTKEKFDYEIKVDPEVNLSDYLIPPLLLQPFVENAIWHGVSPKSGRGLIQLNLNSKGDQICCSIIDDGVGRKFHSEKQKESKSLGTKLSQERITLLNQLYETNIRFEIEDLYDGPKPMGTRVTFFIPKIKQTLE